The proteins below come from a single Osmerus mordax isolate fOsmMor3 chromosome 3, fOsmMor3.pri, whole genome shotgun sequence genomic window:
- the LOC136940300 gene encoding beta-galactoside-binding lectin-like, whose translation MQNVEVRNLSFEVGQILTVTGVPNQNGDRFSINFGHSEQDIALHVDVRFNYGDTQKEVVFNSCHSGNWHKDHLIAKGFPFNYDEKFEVYILFRKEQFVVTLPDESELSFPNRHKCEKYNFIFFANEVKIHRIEVI comes from the exons ATGCAGAACGTAGAGGTGAGAAACTTGTCCTTCGAGGTGGGACAGATCCTGACCGTCACAGGGGTCCCCAACCAAAACGGCGATAG ATTTTCCATCAACTTTGGTCACAGTGAGCAGGACATCGCTCTGCATGTGGACGTCCGCTTCAATTATGGAGATACACAGAAGGAGGTGGTGTTCAACTCCTGCCATTCAGGGAATTGGCATAAGGACCACCTAATTGCCAAAGGCTTCCCCTTCAACTATGACGAGAAGTTTGAA GTGTATATTCTCTTCAGAAAGGAACAGTTCGTGGTCACCCTTCCTGATGAATCTGAGTTATCCTTCCCCAATCGCCACAAATGCGAGAAGTATAACTTCATATTCTTTGCCAATGAGGTCAAGATTCATAGGATTGAAGTCATTTAG